The following proteins are encoded in a genomic region of Bubalus kerabau isolate K-KA32 ecotype Philippines breed swamp buffalo chromosome 13, PCC_UOA_SB_1v2, whole genome shotgun sequence:
- the PTF1A gene encoding pancreas transcription factor 1 subunit alpha, with protein MDAVLLEHFPGGLDAFPSSYFDEEDFFTDQSSRDPLEDGDELLADEQAEVEFLSHQLHEYCYRDEACLLLQSAPPAAPHALAPLPPGGPGEQEDSGGGGYCCEAGAPPGGFPYSPGSPPSCLAYRCAGAAALSPRARLRGLSGAAAARRRRRVRSEAELQQLRQAANVRERRRMQSINDAFEGLRSHIPTLPYEKRLSKVDTLRLAIGYINFLSELVQADLPLRGGGAGGGRGPGGGGRLGADSPSSQAQKVIICHRGTRSPSPSDPDYGLPPLAGHSLSWTDEKQLKEQNIIRTAKVWTPEDPRKLNSKPSFNNIENEPPFEFVS; from the exons ATGGACGCAGTGCTGCTAGAGCACTTCCCCGGGGGCCTGGACGCCTTCCCGTCCTCTTACTTTGACGAGGAGGACTTCTTCACCGACCAGTCTTCTCGGGACCCTCTGGAGGACGGCGATGAGCTACTGGCCGACGAGCAGGCCGAGGTGGAGTTCCTCAGCCACCAGCTGCACGAGTACTGCTACCGCGACGAGGCGTGCCTGCTGCTGCAGTCCGCGCCTCCGGCGGCCCCCCACGCACTCGCCCCGCTGCCCCCGGGGGGCCCGGGAGAGCAGGAGgacagcggcggcggcggctacTGCTGCGAGGCGGGGGCGCCCCCCGGCGGTTTCCCCTACTCGCCCGGCTCTCCGCCCTCGTGCCTGGCCTACCGGTGCGCCGGGGCGGCCGCACTGTCCCCCAGGGCGCGGCTGCGTGGCTTGAGCGGCGCGGCGgctgcgcggcggcggcggcgggtgcGTTCCGAGGCGGAGCTGCAGCAGCTGCGGCAGGCTGCCAACGTGCGCGAGCGGCGGCGCATGCAGTCCATCAACGACGCCTTCGAGGGCCTGCGCTCGCACATCCCCACGCTGCCCTACGAAAAGCGCCTCTCCAAGGTGGACACGCTGCGCCTGGCCATCGGCTACATCAACTTCCTCAGCGAGCTGGTGCAGGCCGACCTGCCCCTgcgcggcggcggcgcgggcggcGGCAGGGGGCCCGGCGGCGGAGGGCGCCTGGGCGCGGACAGCCCAAGCAGCCAGGCCCAGAAGGTCATCATCTGCCACCGGGGTACTC GGTCCCCCTCCCCCAGCGACCCGGATTATGGCCTCCCTCCCCTTGCGGGACACTCTCTCTCTTGGACTGATGAAAAACAACtcaaagaacaaaatattatCCGAACAGCCAAAGTGTGGACCCCAGAGGACCCCAGAAAACTCAACAGCAAGCCTTCCTTCAACAACATAGAAAACGAACCGCCCTTTGAGTTTGTGTCCTGA